From the Heptranchias perlo isolate sHepPer1 chromosome 26, sHepPer1.hap1, whole genome shotgun sequence genome, one window contains:
- the LOC137342729 gene encoding uncharacterized protein, which yields MITLEVLELSLKLLPVLALCGVSHAQTTLQPEFFMAPAPQSLKAVSGLSHFPQLFLAVSIASLLLLILFVIVCASCRRLSGRVRKGASSQEEHLKVVYLKKQSVLVRPEDDPYRINTNGVILSTIVQQTGNVGDESQNAQRIPNIPLASPVEIEDGSGDSLYEVVKDVPVNTWMSEQVSPEQQSPESTIPYEEMVSTEPRGMDGCSNENKESMEGAPIYAKVVKQRNKECQPQIQEKPEATVEGAMDEPPPVPDKHLDDEDAAQ from the exons ATGATAACTTTAGAAGTGCTGGAACTCTCACTGAAGCTGTTGCCTGTCCTTGCCCTATGTG GGGTCTCACATGCTCAGACAACACTGCAGCCCGAGTTCTTCATGGCTCCAGCCCCTCAGAGTTTGAAGGCTGTCTCTGGCCTGTCGCACTTTCCTCAGTTGTTCCTGGCTGTGTCCATTGCTTCTCTGCTGCTGCTCATTCTGTTTGTGATCGTCTGTGCTTCCTGTAGGAG ACTTTCTGGAAGAGTGAGAAAAGGAGCAAGCAGTCAAGAAGAACACCTCAAAGTGGTGTATTTA AAGAAACAGAGCGTGCTTGTTCGACCAGAAGATGATCCATACAGGATAAACACAAATGGAGTGATTCTAAGTACAATTG TCCAACAGACGGGAAATGTGGGCGATGAATCCCAAAATGCCCAACGTATCCCAAATATTCCGTTGGCCAGTCCAGTAGAGATTGAAGACGGCAGTGGCGATAGCTTGTATGAAGTGGTGAAAGACGTCCCGGTGAACACGTGGATGTCTGAGCAGGTGAGTCCAGAGCAACAGAGCCCGGAGTCCACGATCCCATATGAGGAAATGGTCTCGACAGAACCAAGGGGGATGGATGGATGCAGCAATGAGAACAAGGAGTCGATGGAAGGTGCACCAATCTATGCAAAAGTGGTCAAACAGAGGAACAAAGAGTGCCAGCCACAGATTCAAGAGAAGCCTGAAGCTACAGTTGAAGGGGCGATGGATGAGCCTCCACCAGTCCCAGACAAGCACTTGGATGATGAAGATGCAGCACAGTGA